Within the Sarcophilus harrisii chromosome 2, mSarHar1.11, whole genome shotgun sequence genome, the region CTTTATTTAAAGGGAAAAGTGGATTTTGAGTCGACTCAATCTTACACTATAAATATCCAGGCCACAGATGGTGGGGGCCTTTCAGCAGAATGTACTGTTATTGTTCAGGTGATGGATCTGAATGACAATCCTCCGGAGCTGACGATATCTTCACTGACCAGCCCCATCCCAGAGAATTCTCCTGAGACAGTGGTAGCTGTCTTCAGAGTTTCAGATCTGGAttctggggaaaatggaaagatggTTTGCTCCATTCAAGATGACCTTCCTTTTACCTTGAAACCTTCCATTGAAAACTACTACACATTGGTAACAGAAGGAGCACTAGACAGAGAGTACAAGGATGAATACAATATCACTATTACAGTAATTGACTTGGGCTCCCCAAGACTCAAATCTGAGTATAATCTCACAGTGCTTATCTCCGATGTCAATGATAACTCTCCAGTTTTTACTCAGAGAACCTACAAATTGTACCTTCAAGAGAACAATGGTCCTGCCCTCCACATTGGCAGTGTCAGTGCCAGTGACAGGGACTCAGGAATCAATGCCAAAGTCACCTATTCTCTGCTGCCTCCAGAATCTGGAGAACTGCCCCTCTTCTCCTACATCTCCATCAATTCAGACAATGGTCATCTCTATGCTCTGAGATCTCTGGATTACGAAGCCATCCAAACTTTCCAGTTCACTGTGAGGGCAGCTGATGGTGGTTCTCCATCACTGAGTAGCCAAGTTCTGGTTCAGATTGTGGTACAGGATGAAAATGATAACTCTCCCTTTGTTCTGTACCCCTTGCAAAATGGCACAGCTCCCTGCAATGATTTGGTGCCCAGAACTGCAGAGCCGGGTTACTTGGTGACCAAGGTGGTAGCTGTGGATAGAGACTGGGGGCAGAATTCCTGGCTTTCTTATCAGCTGCTCAAGGCCACAGACCCAGGCCTATTTACTTTGTGGGCCCACAATGGGGAAGTTCACACAGCAAGACCCATCAGTGACAAAGATGCCATCAAGCAGAGGCTCCTGGTGTTGGTAAAGGACAATGGGCAACCACCTCTGTCCACAATGGCCACAATAAATGTATTCCTGGTAGATGGTTTTTCAGAGCCCTACCTGCAGTTACCAGATGGACCTAAGGAGCAGGTCCAAACTGATTCTCTTACCACTTACCTAATCATTTCCCTGacctctgtctcctttctcttccttgcttCTATTATTACCTTCATTACCATtcatctgtggaagaggaagagagatgcTGCTTATGGTAGTCATTTTAATCCAAATGGCCCCTTCCCAGATCACTTGGTGAATGTCAGTGGCACAGGGACTTTGTCTCAGAGATACCAATATGAAGTTTGCCTGACCAGTGGCTCAGGGATCAGTGAGTTTAAATTTCTGAAGCCCATTATTCCCAGCCTTTCACCTGCTGAGGGAAGTGGGCAGAATTCTATTGAAAACCCACATTTAAGAAATAGCTTTTGTTTCACTTaatgtttttccctttgtttcagTGGATCATCCTCCCACCTCACAACgttgcttttctttctatagcaaaaaatatatatacttctatgATATcccattttattataatattcattctcttttccacttccacaaacattttgccttTCTCCTTGCATCCTTAAGTTGAAAAgccttcatctttttattcttcttttgtattggattttttttctagtttactCAAATTTCTCGGTTTTTAGCAGAGTGAACTTTAATACATTCTCTGTCACATTTCAAACTTAGACTTTTAATGCTTGTGATCAAGGAATTTAACAAATGTGTTGAACATCCTCAGATTTGATTTTTATGGAATTGTCTGTTTTGAAAATCATTTGctgaaaatgttttccaaaccaggacactaatacattgttggtggagttgtgaattgatccaaccattctgaagataTAGAACTTCtcacccccccaacccctcccacccgcaaaaaaaaaaaaaaagctattaaactgtgcataccctttgatccagcagtgcctctactggacttgtatcctaaATAGAACCTAAAGAAGGGTAAAGGACCTTCgtgtctaaaaatatttatagcaactctttttatattGGCTGAAtcagaaactgaatgg harbors:
- the LOC100913825 gene encoding protocadherin beta-2-like, with the protein product MEQEWSMILQQRQVLFFFVLLCVAGAASELKQFSVVEERERGSFVANVAKALGLEVGMLSNRRARVVFKENKEYLQLNRRTGDLLLREKLDREELCGPADPCVLPFQILLENPFQIVPAELMVEDINDHSPVFLDTETVLKIPESTSPGTVFVLENAQDLDIGSNSLENYTINPNSLFHIQIRDSSEGKRYPELVLDKTLDREEKSEVTLTLTAVDGGVPPRSGTAQVRILVVDINDNAPVFAQLRYEVQIPENSSIGSKVVTVSATDLDAGNYGEISYTFLHASENIRKTFHLKEELGELYLKGKVDFESTQSYTINIQATDGGGLSAECTVIVQVMDLNDNPPELTISSLTSPIPENSPETVVAVFRVSDLDSGENGKMVCSIQDDLPFTLKPSIENYYTLVTEGALDREYKDEYNITITVIDLGSPRLKSEYNLTVLISDVNDNSPVFTQRTYKLYLQENNGPALHIGSVSASDRDSGINAKVTYSLLPPESGELPLFSYISINSDNGHLYALRSLDYEAIQTFQFTVRAADGGSPSLSSQVLVQIVVQDENDNSPFVLYPLQNGTAPCNDLVPRTAEPGYLVTKVVAVDRDWGQNSWLSYQLLKATDPGLFTLWAHNGEVHTARPISDKDAIKQRLLVLVKDNGQPPLSTMATINVFLVDGFSEPYLQLPDGPKEQVQTDSLTTYLIISLTSVSFLFLASIITFITIHLWKRKRDAAYGSHFNPNGPFPDHLVNVSGTGTLSQRYQYEVCLTSGSGISEFKFLKPIIPSLSPAEGSGQNSIENPHLRNSFCFT